The following are from one region of the Populus trichocarpa isolate Nisqually-1 chromosome 8, P.trichocarpa_v4.1, whole genome shotgun sequence genome:
- the LOC7488381 gene encoding origin of replication complex subunit 4: protein MGIENLAEKAQILIRSRLCNPNFIFKPLSDSPDSNYSKLKFIISSSIMEACNNSILLLGPRGSGKVAVLELVLSDLLEEYPDTITVIRLNGLLHSEDNSAFKEIARQLCMEHHLLFSKMASFDDNSQFMIAMLRECGLAHKTVIFALDEFDLFAQGKQRLLYSLLDAMQSVTSQAVVVGVSCRLDADQLLEKRVRSRFSHRKLLFLPPSKEDVQRLLEHILSLPMDSSLAHDYAAEFNEKLQSILADERFKEIISNYLNSNSTTNHLLRFLFIAISNMELKSGFLSLENFKAALSSIQRQPKQECIKDCSILELYILVCMKRLEIREQNSYNFSSVMKEYKSIHDSFPTSDYYAQNVCLRAFEHLLQRELICFTDNRGHSQSIEFRQVKLVVSYAELQEGLKSYRSCPAILLKLIDR, encoded by the exons ATGGGAATCGAAAATCTAGCCGAGAAAGCACAAATTCTGATAAGGAGCAGACTCTGTAACCCTAATTTCATCTTCAAGCCTCTCTCTGATTCCCCTGACAGCAACTACAG CAAGTTGAAGTTTATAATATCGAGTTCAATCATGGAGGCTTGCAACAATTCTATTCTGCTTCTTGGACCCCGTGGCTCTGGCAAAGTCGCG GTATTGGAGCTTGTTCTCAGCGACTTACTGGAGGAATATCCCGACACAATCACTGTC ATCAGATTGAATGGGCTATTGCATAGTGAGGACAACTCTGCCTTCAAG GAAATTGCCAGACAACTATGTATGGAGCATCATTTGTTGTTCTCAAAAATG GCTTCTTTTGACGATAACTCCCAGTTTATGATAGCCATGTTAAG GGAGTGTGGATTAGCACATAAAACAGTTATTTTTGCACTTGATGAGTTTGACCTATTTGCCCAG GGGAAACAACGACTACTTTATAGCTTGTTGGATGCGATGCAATCCGTAACATCTCAGGCTGTTGTTGTTGGTGTTAGTTGCCGGTTG GATGCGGATCAGCTTTTGGAAAAAAGAGTGAGATCTCGGTTTTCTCATAGGAAGTTACTGTTTCTTCCTCCATCTAAGGAAGATGTACAAAG ATTGCTGGAGCACATCCTATCTTTGCCAATGGACTCAAGTCTTGCCCATGACTACGCTGCTGAGTTCAATGAAAAgcttcaa AGTATTTTAGCAGACGAGAGATTCAAAGAAATCATCAGCAATTATCTGAACTCCAATTCTACCACCAATCATTTATTGAGATTTCT ATTTATTGCCATCTCAAATATGGAATTGAAATCGGGGTTCTTGTCACTTGAGAACTTCAAAGCTGCACTTTCGAGCATCCAAAGGCAACCAAAGCAGGAATGCATAAAAG ATTGCTCCATCTTGGAACTCTACATCCTTGTATGCATGAAAAGGTTGGAAATTAGAGAGCAAAATTCTTACAACTTCAGTTCAGTAATGAAAG AGTACAAAAGCATACATGATTCGTTCCCGACATCTGATTATTATGCGCAAAATGTTTGCTTACGG GCATTTGAACACCTCCTTCAACGTGAGTTAATTTGTTTCACAGACAACAGAGGTCACAGTCAATCTATTGAATTCCGTCAAGTGAAGCTTGTAGTCTCGTATGCTGAACTACAAGAGGGGCTGAAATCGTATCGATCCTGTCCT GCCATTcttctaaaattaattgatcGCTGA